The Shewanella sp. MTB7 genome includes a window with the following:
- a CDS encoding M28 family peptidase encodes MGFTDEKIAVRFLQKIHLQHLLMLASVLLLSACSTFKPSCKTQLTSNWVDTKSLQTDIAKLASDELEGRKTGSQGAVLTRIYINQRFTQIGLTPWFYPALPHRSNDQPHTPLDNRIDSQVKNAAFDVPFIYSQGFHHRQGRNVVGVLTASRPSSHWRLIVAHYDHLGIKRGKIYPGADDNASGIAAMLQLATYAAANRSLYQDTNLMFVATDAEEPGLYGGYALVERLNLPHSIPNAEQIELAVNLDMVGRPDRSNVIHLEGRRGFSQFSLIQQNLIKETGLCIRAYHSRKRTSMAAHINWLRASDHYPLHKAGIPWLYFGVPPHQDYHAPSDTVEKIDLEFLAAVTASAHQLLIINSLQLENVP; translated from the coding sequence ATGGGTTTTACTGACGAAAAGATCGCGGTTAGGTTCTTGCAGAAAATCCATCTCCAGCACTTATTAATGCTGGCCTCTGTGTTATTACTCAGTGCATGTTCCACGTTTAAACCTAGCTGTAAAACCCAACTAACATCAAATTGGGTCGATACTAAGAGTCTACAAACCGATATTGCTAAACTTGCCTCTGATGAATTGGAGGGGAGAAAAACGGGGAGTCAAGGCGCCGTTTTGACCCGCATCTATATCAATCAACGTTTCACTCAGATCGGACTTACCCCCTGGTTTTATCCGGCATTACCACACAGAAGCAACGACCAACCCCATACTCCACTCGATAATCGAATCGACTCTCAAGTCAAAAATGCAGCCTTTGATGTTCCCTTTATTTATTCACAAGGTTTTCATCATCGCCAAGGTCGTAATGTCGTTGGAGTGCTTACAGCATCACGCCCCTCTTCACATTGGCGGCTTATCGTCGCCCACTATGATCATTTAGGCATAAAAAGAGGCAAAATATACCCAGGCGCCGATGACAACGCATCCGGCATTGCAGCCATGTTACAACTTGCCACTTATGCTGCTGCGAATAGATCACTCTACCAAGACACAAACTTGATGTTTGTGGCTACTGATGCAGAAGAGCCCGGTCTCTATGGTGGCTATGCCCTAGTTGAAAGGTTGAACTTGCCTCATTCCATTCCTAATGCCGAGCAGATAGAGCTAGCAGTTAACTTAGATATGGTCGGTCGACCAGATCGCTCCAATGTGATCCATTTAGAGGGGAGAAGAGGGTTCAGTCAGTTTTCGTTAATTCAGCAAAACCTCATAAAAGAGACTGGGCTTTGTATCAGAGCCTACCATTCCAGAAAACGTACAAGCATGGCGGCTCACATCAACTGGCTCAGGGCTTCAGACCACTACCCTTTACATAAAGCGGGGATCCCTTGGCTCTACTTTGGCGTCCCACCTCATCAAGATTATCATGCACCTAGCGACACCGTAGAAAAAATAGATCTTGAATTTCTGGCCGCTGTAACCGCCTCAGCGCACCAACTGCTAATAATAAACA
- the uvrA gene encoding excinuclease ABC subunit UvrA, translated as MDKIEVRGARTHNLKNINLTIPRNKLIVITGLSGSGKSSLAFDTLYAEGQRRYVESLSAYARQFLSLMEKPDVDHIEGLSPAISIEQKSTSHNPRSTVGTITEIYDYLRLLFARIGEPRCPTHGQPLAAQTISQMVDKVLELPAGSRQMLLAPVVNNRKGEHVKLLEGLSAQGFIRARIDGEVWDLTDPPELELHVKHTIEVVVDRFKVRDDIQQRLAESFETALELSGGIATVADMDSDSKNKDEELLFSANFACPQCGYSMAELEPRIFSFNNPAGACGTCDGLGVQQYFDPERVIVNGDLSLAGGAIRGWDRRNFYYFQMLSSLAEHYKFDVEKPFVLLSADIKKLVLYGSRTESIAFKYINDRGDVVVRNHPFEGILNNMDRRYRETESNAVREELAKFINTQTCQSCSGSRLREEARNVFINDLNMPQLTQWSIGEAMAYFSTLKLTGKRAQIAEKILKEVGDRLGFLVNVGLNYLSLSRSADTLSGGEAQRIRLASQIGAGLVGVMYVLDEPSIGLHQRDNERLLQTLIHLRDIGNTVIVVEHDEDAIKMADHVIDIGPGAGVHGGEVICDGTLEDILNCEESITGQYLSGKKQIHISEERVAYNGDKLIELFGASGNNLKDVDLIIPVGLFTCVTGVSGSGKSTLINDTFYKIAHRLLNGATVDEPSPYREIKGMDHCDKVVDIDQSPIGRTPRSNPATYTGIFTPIRELFSATQESRTRGYKPGRFSFNVKGGRCEACQGDGLIKVEMHFLPDVYVPCDDCKGKRYNRETLEVKYKGKNIHEVLNMTVEEARPFFEAVPAIARKLQTLIEVGLSYISLGQSATTLSGGEAQRVKLAKELSKRDTGQTLYILDEPTTGLHFADIQLLLDVLHRLKAHGNTIVVIEHNLDVIKTADWIIDLGPEGGDGGGTILVAGTPEQVAENTESHTARFLKPLLEVN; from the coding sequence ATGGACAAGATTGAAGTACGTGGTGCCCGCACCCACAATCTAAAAAACATCAACCTGACAATTCCCAGAAATAAATTAATCGTGATCACTGGTCTCTCGGGATCAGGTAAATCATCTCTGGCATTCGACACTCTTTATGCCGAAGGTCAAAGGCGATATGTTGAATCTCTTTCAGCCTATGCTCGTCAATTTTTAAGCTTGATGGAAAAGCCTGATGTTGATCATATCGAAGGGTTAAGCCCGGCAATCTCGATCGAGCAAAAATCGACATCACACAACCCTAGATCGACGGTGGGAACCATCACTGAGATCTATGACTACCTACGCCTGTTGTTTGCCCGCATCGGTGAACCACGTTGCCCAACCCACGGTCAACCTTTAGCAGCCCAAACCATCAGTCAAATGGTGGATAAAGTATTAGAACTCCCAGCCGGCAGCCGGCAAATGCTGCTTGCCCCTGTGGTCAATAATCGTAAGGGTGAGCATGTTAAACTGCTCGAAGGACTCTCGGCACAAGGTTTCATTCGCGCTCGTATCGACGGCGAAGTATGGGATCTCACCGACCCACCTGAGCTTGAGCTGCATGTAAAGCACACCATTGAAGTGGTCGTTGACCGCTTTAAAGTTCGCGACGATATCCAACAGCGACTGGCAGAGTCATTTGAAACGGCACTCGAGCTTTCAGGTGGTATTGCCACCGTTGCCGACATGGACAGTGACTCAAAAAATAAAGATGAAGAGCTGCTCTTCTCTGCTAATTTTGCCTGTCCACAATGTGGCTATTCAATGGCGGAACTCGAACCACGAATCTTCTCATTTAACAATCCAGCTGGCGCTTGTGGCACTTGTGATGGTCTTGGCGTGCAGCAATATTTCGATCCTGAACGTGTCATCGTCAATGGTGATTTATCATTGGCTGGCGGCGCGATTCGGGGTTGGGACAGACGTAATTTCTATTATTTCCAAATGCTCAGCTCGCTTGCGGAACATTACAAGTTTGATGTTGAAAAGCCTTTTGTACTGCTCAGTGCTGACATAAAGAAACTCGTTCTTTATGGTTCAAGAACGGAGAGTATCGCCTTTAAATACATCAATGATCGCGGTGATGTCGTGGTGCGCAATCATCCATTTGAAGGCATCCTCAATAATATGGATAGACGCTATCGCGAAACAGAGTCAAATGCTGTTCGAGAAGAGCTCGCCAAATTTATCAATACCCAAACCTGTCAAAGCTGTAGCGGCTCTCGCCTACGTGAAGAAGCGCGTAACGTCTTCATCAATGATCTCAACATGCCACAGCTAACTCAATGGTCCATCGGCGAAGCCATGGCGTACTTTTCCACGCTTAAGCTCACAGGGAAAAGAGCTCAAATCGCTGAAAAAATACTCAAAGAGGTGGGCGACCGTTTAGGCTTCTTGGTCAATGTAGGGCTTAACTATTTGAGTCTGTCTCGCTCTGCCGACACCCTTTCCGGTGGTGAAGCTCAGCGGATCAGACTCGCCAGTCAAATTGGTGCAGGTCTAGTGGGTGTGATGTATGTTCTCGATGAACCTTCTATCGGCTTGCATCAAAGAGACAATGAGCGACTGTTGCAGACACTTATCCATCTGCGTGACATTGGTAACACAGTTATCGTAGTCGAACACGATGAAGATGCGATAAAAATGGCTGATCATGTGATCGATATCGGTCCTGGCGCTGGTGTGCATGGCGGTGAAGTGATCTGCGACGGTACCTTAGAGGATATTCTGAATTGTGAAGAATCCATCACTGGCCAATACCTCTCAGGTAAGAAGCAGATCCACATTAGTGAAGAGCGCGTTGCCTATAATGGCGATAAGCTTATTGAGCTCTTCGGTGCTAGCGGTAACAATCTTAAAGATGTCGATCTAATTATACCTGTTGGGCTATTTACTTGTGTTACCGGAGTATCAGGCTCAGGTAAATCAACCCTAATCAACGATACCTTTTACAAGATAGCCCATCGACTACTTAATGGGGCAACGGTCGATGAACCATCGCCGTACCGTGAGATCAAAGGCATGGATCATTGTGACAAAGTTGTCGATATCGATCAAAGCCCGATTGGCCGTACTCCACGCTCAAACCCAGCCACTTATACGGGTATCTTTACGCCTATCAGAGAGCTGTTTTCTGCCACTCAAGAGTCTCGAACCCGTGGTTATAAGCCTGGTCGGTTCTCCTTTAACGTCAAAGGCGGACGTTGTGAAGCTTGTCAGGGGGATGGCCTGATAAAAGTTGAAATGCACTTCCTCCCCGATGTTTATGTACCTTGTGATGACTGTAAAGGTAAACGTTATAACCGTGAAACCTTAGAAGTTAAATACAAGGGTAAGAACATCCATGAGGTGCTGAACATGACTGTTGAAGAGGCTAGACCCTTCTTCGAAGCGGTGCCAGCCATAGCCAGAAAGCTGCAAACCTTAATAGAGGTAGGTCTCTCTTATATCAGTTTGGGGCAGAGTGCCACGACCCTATCCGGTGGTGAAGCGCAACGTGTTAAGCTGGCAAAAGAACTCTCTAAGCGAGACACAGGCCAAACCCTCTATATTCTCGATGAACCAACGACAGGTCTCCACTTTGCCGATATTCAGCTCTTGCTGGATGTATTGCATCGATTAAAGGCTCACGGCAACACCATTGTGGTTATTGAGCATAACTTAGATGTGATTAAAACCGCCGATTGGATCATCGACTTAGGACCAGAAGGCGGCGATGGCGGTGGAACAATACTCGTTGCAGGAACACCTGAGCAGGTCGCCGAGAATACTGAATCTCATACGGCACGCTTTCTTAAACCTTTATTGGAAGTAAACTAA
- a CDS encoding MFS transporter — MANSGLSKTETKVAFSLASVFGLRMMGLFMIMPVFALYGQHLEGFSPLWVGIAIGAYGLTQAALQIPMGILSDKFGRKPIILIGLMMFAFGSLVAANADTIYGVVAGRAIQGMGAIAAAVLALAADLTRDEQRTKVMAIIGMCIGFSFALSLLVGPIVAQFLGLSGLFAITAGLAVLGMVIVQFLVPNPITQAPKGDTLAMPAKLKAMVTDPQLFRLDVGIFILHLVLTAVFVALPLDLVDAGLAKEKHWMLYFPAFMGAFFLMVPLIIIGVKKKNTKATFQVALVIMMLALASMALFANNLVVLSIAVVLFFTGFNYLEASLPSLIAKFCPVGDKGSAMGVYSTSQFLGAFCGGILGGGAYQLVGAEGVFVVALGLMTVWLFLTLGMKNPVLLKSYTLEATVEGKEQARAMATKLSELAGVAEAIVVLEEKVAYLKVDEHFDLREARAVLGSVS, encoded by the coding sequence ATGGCCAATAGCGGACTCTCAAAGACTGAGACGAAAGTCGCGTTTTCTTTAGCCAGTGTATTTGGTTTACGCATGATGGGCTTGTTTATGATCATGCCTGTCTTTGCGCTTTACGGGCAACATCTTGAAGGGTTTTCGCCTTTATGGGTGGGTATTGCCATTGGTGCCTATGGTCTGACTCAAGCTGCATTACAGATCCCTATGGGGATTTTATCGGATAAATTTGGTCGTAAGCCTATTATTCTTATTGGCTTAATGATGTTTGCCTTTGGTAGTCTGGTGGCCGCTAATGCGGACACTATCTATGGCGTAGTGGCAGGCCGTGCGATACAAGGCATGGGCGCTATAGCCGCCGCAGTTCTGGCGCTAGCAGCTGACTTAACTCGGGATGAACAGAGAACTAAGGTGATGGCGATAATCGGTATGTGTATCGGTTTTTCCTTTGCGTTATCACTGCTAGTAGGCCCTATTGTTGCCCAGTTTCTGGGGTTGTCAGGTTTGTTTGCGATAACCGCAGGCCTAGCTGTTTTAGGGATGGTCATCGTACAATTTCTCGTACCAAATCCGATCACTCAAGCGCCTAAAGGGGATACCTTAGCCATGCCGGCTAAGTTGAAAGCTATGGTGACCGATCCTCAACTGTTTCGCTTAGACGTTGGGATTTTTATTCTGCACTTGGTGCTCACTGCCGTATTTGTGGCTTTGCCGCTGGACTTAGTGGATGCGGGGCTGGCGAAAGAAAAACACTGGATGCTTTATTTTCCCGCTTTTATGGGGGCTTTCTTCCTAATGGTGCCGCTCATCATCATAGGTGTGAAGAAGAAGAATACTAAAGCGACGTTTCAAGTTGCTCTGGTTATCATGATGCTGGCATTGGCTTCAATGGCACTGTTTGCCAATAATCTTGTCGTGTTGAGTATCGCAGTTGTGTTGTTTTTTACCGGTTTTAATTATCTGGAAGCATCATTGCCCAGTTTGATTGCCAAGTTCTGTCCTGTCGGAGACAAAGGTTCTGCCATGGGGGTCTACTCAACGAGTCAGTTTCTCGGCGCCTTCTGTGGTGGAATTTTAGGCGGTGGAGCTTATCAGTTAGTCGGTGCTGAAGGGGTGTTTGTGGTCGCATTGGGTTTGATGACGGTGTGGTTATTCTTAACCTTAGGCATGAAGAATCCTGTGTTGCTAAAGAGCTATACCCTTGAAGCAACAGTTGAAGGTAAAGAGCAAGCGAGAGCCATGGCAACTAAGTTATCTGAACTCGCCGGTGTTGCCGAGGCGATAGTGGTGCTTGAAGAGAAGGTCGCTTATTTAAAAGTTGATGAGCATTTCGATTTAAGAGAAGCGCGAGCTGTGTTAGGCTCTGTCAGTTAA
- a CDS encoding single-stranded DNA-binding protein, translated as MASRGVNKVILVGNLGKDPEVRYMPNGNAVANFTVATSESWKDQQGQPQERTEWHNIVMYRRLAEIAGEYLKKGSKVYIEGKLQTSKWQDQSTGQDRYKTEINASEMQMLDSRGQGGGQQGGDYGQQQGQQQNQYNAPQQQAPQQGYAPKPQSAPQQPAYAPKPQSAPQQQAPQQGGYQSQQGQQQGQQQAPAYAPKPQATPQQRPAPEPQKAAPQQNFTPDLDDGWDDDIPF; from the coding sequence ATGGCCAGTCGTGGTGTCAATAAGGTAATTTTGGTCGGTAATTTGGGTAAAGACCCTGAAGTTCGTTATATGCCTAATGGCAATGCCGTCGCCAACTTTACAGTGGCGACGAGTGAGTCTTGGAAAGACCAACAAGGTCAACCACAAGAACGTACTGAATGGCACAACATCGTTATGTATCGTCGTCTGGCTGAAATTGCTGGCGAATACCTTAAGAAAGGTTCTAAGGTCTATATCGAAGGGAAACTGCAAACCAGTAAGTGGCAAGATCAGTCTACCGGTCAAGACCGTTATAAGACTGAGATTAATGCTAGTGAAATGCAGATGTTAGATAGCCGTGGCCAAGGTGGTGGGCAACAAGGTGGCGATTATGGCCAACAACAAGGTCAGCAGCAAAACCAATACAATGCACCGCAGCAGCAAGCTCCACAACAAGGTTATGCGCCTAAGCCTCAATCTGCTCCACAGCAGCCTGCTTATGCACCTAAACCTCAGTCAGCTCCTCAGCAGCAAGCACCACAGCAAGGTGGCTACCAGTCACAACAGGGCCAGCAACAAGGTCAGCAGCAAGCTCCTGCCTACGCGCCTAAGCCACAAGCCACGCCGCAGCAGCGTCCAGCACCTGAGCCTCAAAAGGCAGCACCACAGCAGAATTTTACCCCAGATCTTGATGATGGTTGGGATGATGACATCCCCTTTTAG
- a CDS encoding curli production assembly/transport protein CsgE translates to MKKWTCLLLFLLTFPTATLSSEDDIEISGLVIDRTLTRFGKDFGFYYSSYWRDLTFTQGFNVTLYETVFPQAGTQLTLEVNGQTIYITHFGRRANPIKARAEQAILLTIDYIAQIKANAVTGELVSIDDGY, encoded by the coding sequence ATGAAAAAGTGGACATGTTTATTATTGTTTCTTTTAACTTTTCCTACTGCAACATTATCGTCTGAAGATGACATTGAAATCAGTGGTTTAGTTATAGATAGGACTCTAACGCGTTTTGGTAAAGACTTTGGTTTTTACTATTCAAGTTACTGGCGAGATCTGACTTTTACTCAGGGCTTCAACGTGACTTTATACGAGACCGTGTTTCCACAGGCAGGAACTCAGCTGACATTAGAGGTTAATGGACAAACCATCTATATCACTCATTTTGGGCGTAGGGCTAACCCGATAAAAGCGCGAGCGGAACAAGCGATTTTACTTACTATTGATTATATAGCCCAGATAAAGGCGAATGCGGTTACTGGTGAATTAGTCAGCATCGATGACGGCTATTAG
- a CDS encoding curli assembly protein CsgF — MNYRMLILAASITISSAQATELVYTPINPSFGGSPLNGSYLLNKANAQNDHVAESSDKDFVTRFKESLERNILNEITRKVAQGEVTDGTYDTGDFRIEVATIGSGVMLTITNLLTGEVTVIEMPVYGGG, encoded by the coding sequence ATGAATTACAGGATGTTAATTTTGGCTGCAAGTATAACTATTAGCAGCGCTCAGGCGACAGAGTTAGTCTATACCCCCATTAATCCAAGTTTCGGTGGTTCACCGCTCAATGGATCTTACTTGCTCAATAAGGCAAATGCGCAAAATGATCATGTGGCAGAGAGCTCAGATAAAGATTTTGTCACCCGTTTTAAAGAGTCATTGGAGCGTAATATTCTCAATGAAATAACCAGAAAGGTTGCTCAAGGTGAAGTTACTGATGGTACCTATGATACTGGGGACTTTCGTATCGAAGTGGCAACGATTGGCAGTGGAGTGATGTTAACGATTACTAACCTGCTAACTGGCGAAGTCACTGTGATTGAGATGCCTGTATATGGCGGGGGATAA